A region of Porites lutea chromosome 13, jaPorLute2.1, whole genome shotgun sequence DNA encodes the following proteins:
- the LOC140922450 gene encoding uncharacterized protein, translating into MVLSTANNCLQSTNSPVYPDGHASSTGKFLVAESDGLHRVRVHDTLKRKGFMSTRTNYYHNSTATFQQAKLIISGDISPNPGPTNSKIYDRTASSSPSSTGSKPNSARHNEVRISHLNIRSLKCREHYLLLKDFIASKDIDIFTLSETWLNENVLDHEIQIPGFNIHRLDRSHKPGGGVCVYVKEQFKVQSLADISGIFPSGLHQLWLKIQIRNLRSFLVCTVYRPPHSSLSLTFEEELNNSLISALSHNKPVFILGDLNCNLLNPTDSGSTALKAFCSLFNLTQLISKPTRVTQSTKSLLDVLITSNDQLVIKSGVFQSSISDHDVVYANLRLKNNRRKPIYITSRSFKNYNRTVFQESLSFVPWSTVLSIFEDLDDKLFAFDCLFNDVLDDFAPIKTFKSRGRSNPFITPEIKSLMKTRDYWRALARKTDDLLAWSAYKNFKKEVKREIKIAEMEFVQEQIKNNLNNSNCLWKTIRMCIPSKSCSQHKSFSKDDKAVANEFNQFFSNANDFNPTEFVPLNHPISEQFHFRTVTANEVQAILMSIPSNKSPGHDKIPIKVYKDCLSSILPSITDLINTSLSSSVFPTAWKIAEVVPIPKTDDYELANNNRPISLLPVLSKVCERVVHKQVDSYLIFKDRLASTQSGNKRHHSTETSIIHSNDFILNAMDNKKLTASVFLDMSKAFDSLNHDLLIKKLRHIGLSSQVILWFQSYLSFRYQRVRINSSLSDLLPVSTGVPQGSILGPLLFSVYVNDLPLSLKKCGVDSYVDDTKMYLSFNVKDKDISITDLQQDLTSIRNWCFNNSLLINPDKTELIVFGTKQMLSRLDDFKLSLLGKELTPCDSVRDLGVYVDSQLSYDKHVFLVYYMQTKKDPACLQINLEEEEF; encoded by the exons ATGGTCCTATCGACTGCTAATAATTGCTTACAATCTACCAACTCGCCTGTTTATCCTGACGGACATGCTTCAAGCACCGGAAAGTTCCTTGTAGCTGAGTCCGATGGTCTGCATCGTGTTCGCGTCCATGACACTCTCAAACGCAAGGGCTTCATGTCAACAAGGACAAATTATTATCACAACTCGACAGCAACGTTTCAACAAGCTAAACTGATAATTAGTGGAGACATCTCGCCGAACCCTGGTCCTACAAATAGCAAAATTTACGACAGAACAGCGTCTTCGTCGCCTTCTTCGACAGGAAGCAAACCAAATTCAGCAAGGCATAACGAAGTACGAATCTCACACTTGAATATTAGATCTCTCAAATGTAGAGAACACTACCTCCTTCTAAAGGACTTCATTGCGTCGAAAGACATTGATATTTTCACTCTTTCCGAAACCTGGCTGAACGAAAATGTGCTCGATCACGAAATTCAAATTCCTGGCTTTAATATCCACAGGCTCGACAGATCTCACAAGCCTGGTGGCGGAGTGTGTGTCTATGTCAAAGAACAATTTAAAGTCCAAAGCCTGGCCGACATATCTGGGATATTTCCATCTGGTTTACACCAATTATGGCTTAAAATACAGATACGTAATCTTCGCTCATTCCTTGTCTGTACTGTATATAGACCACCACACTCGTCTCTCTCGCTTACCTTCGAAGAGGAATtgaataattctttaatttctgcTCTATCACACAACAAACCTGTTTTCATCTTGGGCGATTTAAACTGCAATCTATTAAATCCAACAGATTCAGGATCGACAGCACTGAAAGCCTTTTGTTCTTTATTCAACCTCACTCAACTGATCTCTAAACCAACAAGAGTTACTCAATCGACTAAATCTCTACTGGATGTCCTAATTACTTCAAACGATCAACTAGTAATAAAGTCTGGCGTATTTCAATCGTCCATAAGCGATCATGATGTAGTTTATGCAAATCTACGACTAAAAAACAACCGCCGAAAACCGATTTACATAACCTcaagatcttttaaaaactataaTCGGACGGTTTTTCAAGAGTCGCTGTCATTTGTACCTTGGTCAACAGTTCTATCGATATTTGAGGACTTGGATGATAAACTGTTTGCCTTCGATTGCCTTTTTAACGATGTTCTGGACGACTTTGCTcctattaaaacttttaaatcgCGGGGTCGATCAAACCCCTTTATTACCCCAGAGATAAAAAGCTTAATGAAGACAAGGGATTATTGGAGAGCTCTTGCAAGAAAAACCGACGATTTGCTCGCATGGTCAGCCTATAAAAACTTCAAGAAGGAAGTTAAGCGGGAAATAAAGATCGCTGAAATGGAATTTGTCCAGGAACAGatcaaaaataacttaaacaaTAGTAATTGTCTTTGGAAAACAATACGAATGTGCATACCATCTAAGTCATGCAGCCAACACAAGTCATTCAGCAAAGACGATAAAGCTGTGGCAAATGAATTTAatcaattcttttcaaat gcaaatgacTTTAATCCAACTGAGTTCGTACCACTAAACCATCCTATCTCCGAGCAGTTCCACTTTCGAACTGTAACTGCTAATGAAGTCCAAGCCATTTTGATGTCCATTCCATCCAACAAATCTCCTGGTCATGACAAGATACCAATCAAAGTCTACAAAGATTGTTTATCTTCGATTCTTCCATCAATTACTGACCTCATCAACACTTCGCTTTCAAGTAGCGTTTTCCCCACAGcatggaaaatagcagaggttGTTCCAATCCCCAAGACTGACGACTATGAATTAGCAAACAATAACCGTCCAATATCACTACTACCTGTCCTGTCGAAAGTGTGTGAACGAGTAGTACATAAACAAGTGGACTCATACTTGATTTTTAAGGATCGACTTGCATctacacaaagtggcaataagagACATCATTCTACCGAAACATCAATCATCCACTCTAATGATTTTATTCTAAACGCTATGGATAATAAGAAACTTACTGCTTCCGTCTTTTTAGACAtgagcaaagcgtttgatagTCTCAACCATGATCTACTTATAAAGAAACTACGGCATATAGGATTATCCAGCCAAGTGATTCTATGGTTCCAGAGCTATCTTTCATTCAGATATCAGAGAGTACGTATCAATTCAAGCCTGTCTGACCTTCTACCCGTCTCGACTGGAGTACCACAAGGATCCATCTTGGGACCCCTGCTTTTCAGTGTTTACGTTAATGATCTTCCTCTATCACTAAAGAAATGCGGAGTAGACTCATATGTAGACGACACAAAAATGTACTTGTCCTTTAATGTTAAAGATAAGGACATATCGATCACGGACCTGCAACAAGATTTAACCTCGAtacgtaattggtgttttaacaaCTCACTTCTAATTAACCCGGATAAGACAGAACTGATCGTCTTCGGTACAAAGCAGATGTTATCTCGTTTAGACGATTTCAAGCTGTCGCTCCTTGGCAAGGAGCTGACTCCATGTGACTCTGTGCGTGATCTTGGAGTCTACGTGGATTCTCAGTTGTCCTATGACAAGcat gtttttttggTTTACTATATGCAG acaaaaaagGACCCCGCGTGTTTGCAGATTaatttggaagaagaagaattctAA